A window from Aneurinibacillus sp. REN35 encodes these proteins:
- a CDS encoding DUF1540 domain-containing protein: MEKDVLCEVNNCTYWGNGNRCNADEIYVVSHKGKQASTTEETDCKTFQPGM, from the coding sequence ATGGAAAAAGATGTGCTTTGTGAAGTAAATAACTGTACGTATTGGGGAAATGGAAACAGATGCAATGCAGATGAAATCTATGTAGTAAGCCACAAAGGCAAGCAGGCTTCTACAACAGAAGAAACGGACTGTAAGACGTTTCAGCCCGGTATGTAA
- a CDS encoding DMT family transporter: MNWEWTKVFIAAFFEVFWVVGLKHANDIWTWLGTGIAILISFYLMIMAGEKLPVGTVYAVFVGLGTAGTVFSEIVFFGEPLKTAKLLLILLLLVGVIGLKMVTKENEQQPKGGAS, from the coding sequence ATGAATTGGGAATGGACAAAAGTTTTTATTGCTGCATTTTTTGAAGTATTTTGGGTGGTCGGACTTAAGCACGCCAATGATATATGGACATGGCTCGGAACCGGGATCGCAATCCTTATCAGCTTCTACCTTATGATTATGGCCGGTGAAAAACTTCCGGTTGGTACGGTCTATGCGGTTTTCGTTGGCCTAGGAACCGCTGGCACTGTGTTTTCTGAAATTGTTTTCTTTGGTGAGCCGCTCAAAACCGCAAAGCTGCTCCTTATTCTTCTGTTACTAGTCGGTGTTATTGGTCTGAAAATGGTGACGAAAGAGAACGAACAGCAGCCTAAAGGAGGTGCTTCATAA
- a CDS encoding copper resistance CopC family protein, translating to MKKTVFFTVFLLMLMTSQVFAHSRIESSSPQNGEVVTKQVQEIAVQFSASIERVSKLEVKNEQGQTFAVRDVQASGKSLKATLDKPLPNGKYKVEWMNIGEDGHSLRGAFSFEVKAAPQEKPTEPKATEEPEQSQQQEQPTPQPSNADTENSAGDKGTSSFMAGFIIIALLVVGLVVFLLRKKS from the coding sequence ATGAAGAAAACAGTGTTTTTCACTGTCTTTCTGCTGATGCTGATGACCTCACAGGTCTTTGCGCATTCCCGTATTGAAAGCAGTTCGCCGCAGAATGGAGAAGTTGTAACAAAGCAAGTGCAGGAAATTGCTGTACAATTCAGCGCCAGTATTGAGCGTGTCAGCAAGCTGGAAGTTAAAAATGAACAGGGACAAACATTCGCGGTGCGCGATGTTCAAGCCAGCGGCAAATCGCTAAAAGCGACGCTGGACAAGCCGCTCCCGAATGGCAAGTATAAAGTGGAGTGGATGAACATTGGTGAGGATGGACATTCCCTGCGCGGCGCCTTTTCTTTTGAAGTGAAGGCAGCGCCACAAGAAAAGCCGACCGAGCCGAAGGCGACCGAAGAGCCGGAACAGTCGCAGCAGCAAGAGCAACCGACGCCGCAGCCTTCAAATGCAGATACTGAAAATAGTGCAGGTGATAAAGGAACCTCTTCCTTTATGGCTGGCTTTATTATTATTGCCCTCTTGGTTGTCGGTCTTGTTGTATTTTTACTACGTAAAAAATCATAA
- a CDS encoding SCO family protein has protein sequence MKGKILHNRFAVLASLVIIAVIAIILYQNFGGYRTLPVIEKAPAFTMKDMYGQPFSFDKSEGSVRLVSFHYVRCPDVCQTTNLNLIRIQQKLKEEGVLGKEADLITITFDPKNDTEDVLQKYTAARNIQPDGWTFLRGTPQQTKQVLDGFKLYVQDQGNGLLTHSNELFLVDKERNIRAIYQMGDGMDNDRIVEDMLALLDE, from the coding sequence ATGAAGGGGAAAATACTGCACAACCGATTTGCTGTACTTGCTTCATTAGTAATTATTGCGGTAATTGCCATCATACTGTATCAAAACTTTGGAGGGTATCGTACCCTTCCTGTCATTGAGAAGGCACCGGCTTTTACGATGAAGGACATGTATGGTCAGCCGTTTTCGTTTGATAAATCAGAAGGAAGCGTTCGCCTAGTTTCGTTTCATTATGTGCGCTGCCCTGATGTTTGTCAGACGACGAACTTGAACTTAATTCGTATTCAACAAAAATTAAAGGAAGAGGGAGTGCTAGGTAAGGAAGCAGATCTTATTACCATTACATTTGATCCGAAAAACGATACAGAAGATGTGCTGCAGAAGTATACGGCGGCGCGTAATATTCAGCCGGATGGCTGGACGTTTCTACGCGGCACACCACAACAAACCAAGCAAGTGCTTGATGGGTTCAAACTGTATGTACAGGATCAGGGAAACGGATTGCTTACCCACTCCAATGAACTGTTTCTTGTAGATAAAGAGAGAAACATTCGTGCCATATATCAGATGGGAGACGGTATGGACA
- a CDS encoding DMT family transporter: MAWIYLIFAGIFEMTGVAMINKLHRDRNWQAFVMMLAGFSASFLFLALAMKTLPMGTAYAVWTGIGAAGGAILGMLLYGESKDWRRMLFILLVLGAAVGLKLIS; encoded by the coding sequence ATGGCCTGGATCTATCTTATCTTCGCCGGAATCTTTGAGATGACGGGCGTTGCTATGATCAATAAATTGCACAGGGACAGAAACTGGCAGGCATTCGTAATGATGCTGGCCGGATTTAGCGCTAGCTTTTTGTTCCTTGCATTGGCTATGAAGACACTGCCAATGGGAACCGCCTATGCCGTCTGGACAGGAATTGGCGCAGCGGGGGGCGCTATTCTTGGGATGTTGCTGTACGGGGAGTCAAAAGACTGGCGCCGAATGCTGTTCATTCTTTTGGTTCTTGGTGCAGCTGTCGGCTTGAAGTTGATTTCATAA